One Actinospica robiniae DSM 44927 genomic region harbors:
- a CDS encoding RHS repeat-associated core domain-containing protein, with product MVADLLGTPTELLASDGTIVWRASLTLWGEQRERAPEPDACPLRFPGQYHDTETGWHYNYFRHYDPQTAQYTGPDPLGLEPAPNPYAYVGNPLIGSDPLGLAESASLGGSTNPYPDRESAYPAARQLAGVPEGKAPDLTWQVGGDVTKRGSNGYFWSPDQTHWGNFE from the coding sequence ATTGTCGCCGACCTCCTCGGCACGCCCACCGAACTGCTCGCGTCCGACGGGACGATCGTCTGGCGGGCGAGCCTCACGCTCTGGGGCGAGCAGCGCGAGCGGGCCCCGGAGCCCGACGCGTGTCCGCTGCGCTTCCCGGGTCAATATCACGATACTGAGACAGGCTGGCACTACAACTACTTCCGGCACTATGACCCGCAGACCGCGCAGTACACCGGCCCCGACCCGCTCGGCCTCGAACCCGCGCCGAATCCCTACGCGTACGTCGGCAACCCGCTCATCGGCAGCGACCCGCTCGGTCTTGCCGAAAGTGCTTCGCTCGGCGGAAGCACGAACCCGTATCCCGACCGTGAGTCCGCCTATCCGGCGGCCCGGCAGCTCGCCGGCGTGCCCGAGGGGAAGGCTCCCGACCTCACCTGGCAGGTCGGTGGAGACGTGACGAAGCGTGGATCGAACGGATACTTCTGGTCGCCCGATCAAACGCATTGGGGCAACTTCGAGTAA
- a CDS encoding helix-turn-helix transcriptional regulator, translating to MSATAGRGSPHSSPGERSMTLVGRHAELARLDQALSGRLPCAVVLYGEPGVGKTALLAQAARTVTEPVFVGGAFSTLAWMPLLPLRRALSRGAGVKRGVAGTPGMAGTAVSEADDFDGDAVFVAHRVCDMVGAGLLVLDDVHWADPATLEVLPSLVGRIRMLTAVRRGGAGAPVLERLAGAGFDQLDLAPLSAGDAEALALRLRADLTRHSARSIVVRSGGNPLLIEELVASVGHGGVPGTGESTGSADSTGAIYPDAHVAGSVRSSGDDRRIGDGSTHPAPLAHPGDTPPLGGSLRRAVTARLRTLSASAREAMALLALAGHALPAAELGGADVELAAAGLVVAGADGMSVRHALLGEVAAELLDPADRRALHGRLADRAAGPAEAARHRLAAGDRAAAFRAASAAAAQATTPGERADHLLLAARCADGPGEADLRLHAAEQLAAAGRHAAVAELLTDMPAQPQLQARAALVLSRALWETNDPEACDRAVLDGLEWLRPGTIAADRSGAITDFDDDPDFAPSPVEVALRVEHARNRLFVHGDAQAALPLARAALALTRGAEMYEARALYVLGSVEWILNDPQWEPHLTEAMRKARAGADVDTECRAANNLVSAHESCGDPAVARRIGEQMMMRTQRLRMFEWSRQFEALVLNLAMHAGDYEAVLDAAPRLLADPFDQLRNREQILTTITVSLADVGRADEALHLLDTVPAGIARDRFGVGLVSLARIAVLGEAGLPAAVLAETRIFLDSVQGDGARLAFTAPLIAWAALRARRPLPELGLLDTGATMLQAVPHELAGISALRQAAGLDVAAGSGGTSDSGSGFGSDSDRAATAAPAATDVVSAYRAAAACFDAAAKCWAPYHRRGELRCLWAAADALLRAGDTAEAKERLLSVEDRARERSMIPLCGHIARSLRSAGVRRSAPRVPREQQPPFVDAAPGTRSSDSAAASTLTSREREALRCAGRGLSDAAIGAQLGVSARTVETLITNARRKLGAANRAQAAAMLAGDPGISEAFADGAGSV from the coding sequence ATGTCGGCCACGGCCGGCCGCGGCAGCCCGCACAGCAGCCCCGGTGAGCGATCGATGACACTCGTCGGCCGGCATGCCGAGCTCGCCCGGTTGGATCAGGCGTTGAGCGGCAGGCTGCCGTGCGCCGTCGTGCTCTACGGCGAACCGGGTGTCGGCAAGACCGCGCTGCTGGCGCAGGCCGCGCGAACGGTGACGGAACCGGTGTTCGTCGGGGGCGCCTTCTCGACGCTGGCGTGGATGCCGCTGCTGCCGTTGCGCCGTGCGCTCAGCCGGGGCGCGGGAGTGAAACGGGGCGTGGCAGGCACACCAGGCATGGCGGGCACCGCGGTGTCAGAGGCAGACGACTTCGACGGCGACGCGGTCTTCGTGGCGCACCGGGTCTGCGACATGGTCGGCGCGGGGCTGCTGGTCCTCGACGATGTCCACTGGGCCGATCCCGCGACGCTCGAGGTCCTGCCTTCCCTGGTCGGGCGGATACGGATGCTGACGGCGGTGCGGCGCGGTGGCGCGGGCGCGCCGGTGCTCGAGCGGTTGGCCGGCGCCGGGTTCGACCAGCTCGATCTGGCGCCGCTTTCGGCCGGTGACGCCGAGGCGCTGGCGCTGCGTCTGCGTGCGGACCTGACGCGGCATTCGGCCCGCAGCATCGTCGTGCGCAGCGGCGGCAACCCTCTGCTGATCGAGGAATTGGTGGCGAGTGTCGGCCACGGCGGCGTACCGGGGACGGGCGAATCGACAGGCTCGGCGGACTCGACCGGCGCGATATATCCGGACGCTCACGTGGCCGGCTCCGTCCGATCGAGCGGCGACGACCGTCGCATCGGCGACGGCTCGACTCATCCGGCCCCCCTGGCCCACCCGGGGGATACGCCTCCCTTGGGCGGCAGTCTCCGGCGCGCCGTCACCGCGCGCCTGCGGACGCTGAGCGCGTCGGCACGCGAAGCCATGGCGCTGCTCGCTCTGGCCGGTCACGCGCTGCCGGCAGCCGAACTCGGCGGCGCCGACGTGGAGCTGGCCGCAGCCGGATTGGTCGTGGCCGGAGCCGACGGCATGTCGGTCCGGCACGCTCTGCTCGGCGAGGTCGCCGCCGAGCTGCTCGATCCGGCGGACCGGCGGGCGCTGCACGGGCGGCTGGCCGACCGCGCCGCCGGGCCCGCCGAGGCCGCCCGTCACCGGCTGGCCGCCGGAGACCGGGCCGCGGCGTTCCGCGCCGCCAGCGCCGCAGCGGCACAAGCGACCACCCCTGGAGAACGGGCTGACCACTTGTTGCTCGCCGCGCGCTGCGCCGACGGGCCGGGCGAGGCGGACCTGCGGTTGCACGCGGCAGAACAGCTGGCCGCCGCGGGCCGGCACGCCGCGGTGGCCGAGCTGCTCACGGACATGCCCGCGCAGCCACAGCTCCAAGCCCGGGCGGCACTGGTGCTGTCCCGGGCGCTGTGGGAGACCAACGACCCCGAGGCATGCGACCGCGCGGTACTCGATGGGTTGGAGTGGCTCAGGCCCGGCACGATCGCAGCCGATCGCTCAGGAGCGATCACCGACTTCGACGACGATCCCGACTTCGCCCCTTCGCCCGTCGAGGTCGCGCTCCGCGTCGAGCACGCACGCAACCGGCTCTTCGTCCACGGCGACGCGCAAGCCGCGCTGCCGCTGGCCCGAGCCGCGCTCGCCCTCACCCGGGGTGCCGAGATGTATGAGGCCAGAGCGCTGTACGTCCTCGGCTCGGTCGAGTGGATCCTGAACGACCCGCAGTGGGAGCCGCACCTGACCGAGGCGATGCGCAAGGCACGCGCCGGCGCCGATGTGGACACCGAGTGCAGGGCTGCCAACAATCTCGTCTCGGCACACGAGAGCTGCGGAGACCCGGCCGTCGCACGCCGGATCGGCGAGCAGATGATGATGCGCACCCAGCGGCTGCGCATGTTCGAGTGGTCTCGGCAGTTCGAGGCGTTGGTGCTGAACCTCGCCATGCACGCCGGAGACTACGAGGCCGTACTCGACGCCGCTCCGAGGCTGCTGGCGGACCCGTTCGACCAGCTGCGCAACCGCGAGCAGATCCTCACCACGATCACCGTCTCCCTGGCCGACGTGGGCCGCGCGGACGAGGCACTGCACCTGCTCGACACCGTCCCGGCGGGGATCGCGCGCGACCGCTTCGGCGTCGGGCTCGTCAGCCTGGCCCGGATCGCAGTGCTCGGCGAAGCCGGACTGCCCGCCGCGGTGTTGGCGGAGACGCGCATCTTCCTGGACAGCGTGCAAGGTGACGGCGCCCGTCTCGCCTTCACCGCTCCGCTGATCGCGTGGGCCGCTTTACGCGCTCGGCGGCCGTTGCCCGAGCTCGGACTGCTGGACACCGGGGCCACGATGTTGCAGGCAGTCCCGCACGAATTGGCCGGGATCAGTGCGTTACGCCAAGCAGCGGGGCTCGACGTCGCCGCCGGCTCCGGCGGGACGTCCGACTCCGGGTCCGGGTTTGGCTCCGATTCCGACCGTGCCGCCACGGCCGCGCCCGCTGCCACCGACGTCGTCTCTGCTTACCGTGCCGCCGCGGCCTGCTTCGATGCCGCCGCCAAGTGCTGGGCCCCCTACCACCGCCGAGGCGAGCTCCGCTGCCTTTGGGCCGCCGCAGACGCCCTGCTGAGGGCGGGCGATACCGCAGAGGCGAAGGAGCGCCTGCTCTCGGTCGAGGACCGGGCCCGCGAACGCAGCATGATTCCGCTGTGCGGCCACATCGCCCGGTCGCTGCGCTCCGCGGGCGTCCGCCGCAGCGCACCGCGCGTTCCGCGCGAGCAGCAGCCGCCCTTCGTCGACGCGGCTCCGGGCACACGATCATCTGATTCCGCTGCGGCCTCCACGCTCACCTCGCGTGAGCGGGAAGCGCTGCGCTGCGCCGGCCGCGGTTTGTCCGACGCGGCGATCGGCGCGCAGCTGGGGGTGTCCGCGCGCACGGTGGAGACGCTGATCACGAACGCTCGTCGCAAACTCGGCGCGGCCAACCGTGCCCAGGCGGCCGCGATGCTCGCGGGAGACCCAGGGATATCGGAGGCCTTCGCCGACGGGGCTGGTTCGGTTTGA
- a CDS encoding helix-turn-helix transcriptional regulator: MVEGPRADFTAAVTQVVAAGWPIQQGWRGAAAGRVSTGVLTDRDDAVAAMLAAVAGAGLVVHGVAPPALLDEFCDDLRRLGRIDHRLPDTPTTPGLSPDEQRLVDLLAAGIGLGLAAAALHMSRRTADRRLAALRCRLGARTTAQTLVLARRLPPPVPPAPRL; encoded by the coding sequence GTGGTCGAAGGCCCGCGAGCCGACTTCACCGCCGCGGTCACGCAAGTCGTCGCGGCCGGCTGGCCGATCCAGCAGGGCTGGCGCGGCGCGGCGGCCGGTCGAGTATCGACCGGCGTACTGACCGACCGAGACGACGCCGTCGCCGCGATGCTCGCCGCGGTCGCGGGCGCCGGCTTGGTCGTGCACGGTGTCGCCCCGCCGGCGCTGCTCGATGAGTTCTGCGACGATCTTCGCCGACTGGGCCGGATCGACCACCGGCTGCCCGACACTCCCACCACACCAGGCCTCAGCCCGGATGAGCAGCGTCTGGTGGACCTGCTCGCCGCGGGCATCGGCCTCGGCCTTGCGGCGGCGGCACTCCACATGAGCCGCCGTACCGCAGACCGCCGGCTGGCCGCACTGCGTTGCCGGCTCGGCGCCCGCACCACCGCGCAAACCCTGGTCCTCGCCCGCCGACTGCCACCACCGGTGCCGCCGGCCCCCAGACTCTAA
- a CDS encoding tetratricopeptide repeat protein: protein MARRASRIAPGDIEYVPTSAAEQVAHADALRRHGQDHPDHRAQDFAEAAEYYAFAGDHETAENLFRAALADGGRVAGSLHGYYADFLFTRDRPDEALALIETARKARPDDPDVFVIIGETLDEHGHHEQAARWLTTGLVRYYGDLAEITVDDLEDDPDGQIMAADRLRARRNAELAPDHIDNLIAAIIENTDEL from the coding sequence ATGGCCCGCCGCGCATCCCGGATCGCCCCCGGCGATATCGAATACGTCCCCACCAGCGCCGCCGAGCAGGTCGCGCACGCCGACGCTCTGCGCCGACACGGCCAAGATCACCCGGACCATCGCGCCCAGGACTTTGCCGAGGCCGCCGAATACTACGCTTTCGCGGGAGACCACGAGACGGCCGAGAACCTGTTCCGCGCAGCCCTGGCCGACGGCGGCCGCGTCGCAGGCAGCCTCCATGGCTACTACGCCGACTTCCTCTTCACCCGCGATCGGCCCGACGAGGCGCTCGCCCTGATCGAGACCGCGCGCAAAGCGCGCCCCGATGACCCAGACGTGTTCGTCATCATCGGCGAGACCCTCGACGAGCACGGCCACCACGAGCAGGCCGCCCGCTGGCTGACCACCGGCCTGGTCCGCTACTACGGCGACCTCGCCGAGATCACCGTAGACGACCTCGAAGACGACCCGGACGGCCAGATCATGGCCGCCGACCGCCTACGCGCCCGCCGCAACGCCGAACTCGCCCCCGACCACATCGACAACCTCATCGCAGCAATCATCGAGAACACCGACGAGCTCTGA
- a CDS encoding ABC transporter ATP-binding protein: MPSTRASRMANTTSATTTTVTTTTGPAAGAAAQACDVQPSGAPADRSARRALRLLRPHRRAILGTAAVIVVSGGLGTLVPLLVRDLFDHGLFGAGGVHQARMLADAALITLVTLASGALSVSESVLANRTGLQVAQRLRSDLYAHLQAQAVSFFADRRNGDIQTRLASDVDAVRDVIGRSAADALGNLALVASTLAGLLLLCWPLALVSIVTVPGCVAVSRLVGRRRRMLTEEIAQAQSDLSSHAQDTLSLSGAQLAKLFGRQDAELARYRERSLALGLLQARQAVGAQSFAGIVQTCLSILPVAVYLVAGVLLAHGDGAVLTAGTLIAATSLQARVFFPLSQLMATGAAAQSAMVAFRRIFDYLDLVPQVQDRPDAAALAPQQVRGGLSFHEVCFRYTAGAGSESARHLSELSLEVEPGSFTAIVGPSGAGKSTLAALAARLYDPNSGAVRLDGKDLRTLRQLDLRRAVCLVSQETYLLHATIEENLRYARPGASDAELVAATRAVGLHDRIAALPDGYATVVGARGHRMSGGERQRLAIARALVRRPRVLILDEATSSLDSISEELVQRTLAEGAGARTTLAIAHRLSTIRHADRIFVLDGGALAESGTHAQLLARGGLYARLHARQNAEGKPGQEQAPDARRDEEHAGQQGGPPGRQPVEAHRAANDGWR, translated from the coding sequence ATGCCTTCGACCCGTGCGTCACGGATGGCGAACACGACCAGTGCGACGACGACCACTGTGACAACGACGACCGGCCCGGCGGCAGGCGCCGCGGCACAAGCCTGCGATGTGCAGCCTTCCGGCGCGCCTGCGGACCGTTCCGCCCGCCGCGCGCTGCGTCTGCTGCGCCCGCATCGCCGGGCCATCCTGGGCACCGCGGCGGTGATCGTCGTCTCAGGCGGTCTCGGCACGCTCGTCCCGCTCCTGGTGCGAGACCTGTTCGACCACGGCCTGTTCGGCGCCGGCGGCGTGCACCAAGCCCGGATGCTGGCCGACGCGGCGCTGATCACCCTGGTCACGCTGGCCTCCGGTGCGTTGAGTGTCAGCGAGAGCGTGCTGGCCAATCGCACCGGACTCCAGGTGGCGCAGCGGCTGCGGTCCGATCTCTACGCGCACCTGCAGGCTCAAGCGGTCTCCTTCTTCGCCGACCGGCGCAACGGGGACATCCAGACCCGTCTGGCCTCCGATGTCGACGCGGTGCGCGACGTGATCGGCCGCAGCGCCGCGGACGCGCTCGGCAACCTCGCCCTCGTCGCGTCCACGCTGGCCGGACTGCTGCTGCTGTGCTGGCCCTTGGCGCTGGTCAGCATCGTGACCGTGCCCGGCTGCGTGGCCGTCAGCCGGCTGGTCGGACGCCGGCGGCGGATGCTGACCGAGGAGATCGCGCAAGCGCAGTCCGATCTGTCCTCGCACGCCCAGGACACCCTTTCGCTCTCCGGCGCGCAACTGGCGAAGCTGTTCGGCCGGCAGGACGCCGAACTGGCCCGCTACCGGGAACGCAGCCTCGCGCTCGGACTGCTGCAGGCGCGCCAGGCCGTCGGCGCGCAGAGCTTCGCCGGGATCGTGCAGACCTGTCTGTCGATTCTGCCGGTTGCGGTGTACCTGGTCGCCGGGGTGCTGCTGGCGCACGGCGACGGAGCCGTGCTCACCGCAGGCACCCTGATCGCCGCGACCAGCCTTCAGGCGCGCGTCTTCTTCCCGCTCAGCCAACTGATGGCCACCGGCGCCGCGGCGCAGTCCGCCATGGTCGCCTTTCGCCGGATCTTCGATTACCTGGACCTGGTTCCGCAGGTGCAGGACCGCCCCGACGCCGCGGCCCTGGCCCCGCAACAGGTGCGCGGCGGGCTGAGCTTCCACGAGGTCTGCTTCCGGTACACGGCCGGGGCCGGCTCCGAATCGGCCCGGCATCTGAGCGAGCTCTCGCTGGAGGTGGAGCCGGGATCGTTCACCGCCATCGTCGGGCCGAGCGGCGCGGGCAAGAGCACCCTGGCCGCCCTCGCGGCACGCCTCTACGACCCGAACTCCGGGGCGGTCCGGCTCGACGGCAAAGATCTGCGTACATTGCGACAGCTCGACCTGCGCCGTGCGGTCTGCCTCGTGAGTCAGGAGACGTACCTGCTGCACGCGACGATCGAGGAGAACCTGCGCTACGCCCGGCCTGGCGCCTCGGATGCCGAACTGGTCGCCGCGACCCGCGCCGTCGGCCTGCACGACCGGATCGCCGCGCTTCCGGACGGCTACGCCACCGTGGTCGGCGCCCGCGGGCACCGCATGTCCGGCGGCGAACGCCAGCGGCTGGCGATCGCCCGCGCACTGGTCCGGCGGCCGCGGGTGCTCATATTGGACGAAGCCACCTCGTCGCTCGACTCCATCTCGGAGGAGCTGGTGCAACGCACGCTCGCCGAGGGCGCCGGCGCGCGCACGACGCTCGCCATCGCGCATCGGCTCTCCACCATCCGGCACGCGGACAGGATCTTCGTGCTCGACGGCGGCGCACTCGCCGAGTCCGGAACACACGCGCAACTGCTGGCGCGCGGCGGCCTGTACGCACGGCTGCACGCTCGGCAGAATGCGGAGGGGAAGCCGGGACAAGAGCAGGCTCCGGACGCGCGACGCGACGAGGAACACGCTGGACAGCAAGGTGGGCCACCCGGCAGACAACCGGTCGAGGCGCACAGAGCCGCAAACGACGGCTGGAGGTGA
- a CDS encoding ERCC4 domain-containing protein, protein MLDRATKNRSQLVFTTCRGREMVFWQSPRARGHYPERTVVPASSAAGMTDLEIIVDTREKDGYDFAYQPVRPVRHKLACGDYGVVHDGRLVAAVERKSMPDLAGSLADRRLEYALAELAVLPRAAVVVEEDYSRLFALEYLREARIADQLARLQIRYPSMPILFLATRGLAQEWVYRFLSAARQWAVNEPSAIARVEGEGRAGNRALRRAPVAYSAQEAKVRRWAYTVGLPQPENGPIRPELWGAWRRAHPQG, encoded by the coding sequence GTGCTGGACCGGGCCACGAAGAATCGCTCCCAACTCGTGTTCACCACCTGCCGCGGCCGCGAGATGGTCTTCTGGCAGAGCCCGCGGGCCCGCGGCCACTACCCGGAGCGTACGGTCGTGCCCGCCAGCAGCGCGGCCGGGATGACGGACCTCGAGATCATCGTGGACACCCGTGAGAAGGACGGATACGACTTCGCCTACCAGCCGGTGCGCCCGGTTCGGCACAAGCTGGCCTGCGGTGACTACGGCGTCGTGCACGACGGCCGACTGGTGGCGGCGGTGGAGCGCAAGTCGATGCCGGACCTGGCCGGCTCTCTCGCCGACCGGCGGCTGGAGTACGCGCTTGCCGAGCTCGCCGTGCTACCTCGCGCTGCCGTGGTCGTCGAGGAGGACTACAGCCGGCTGTTCGCCCTCGAATATCTACGCGAAGCGCGGATCGCGGACCAGCTCGCGCGGTTGCAGATCCGCTACCCGAGTATGCCGATCCTCTTCCTCGCCACCCGCGGCCTCGCACAGGAGTGGGTCTACCGATTCCTATCCGCCGCTCGCCAGTGGGCGGTGAACGAGCCGTCCGCCATCGCTCGCGTAGAAGGCGAAGGCCGCGCTGGGAACCGTGCGCTTCGTCGCGCCCCTGTTGCCTATTCGGCTCAAGAAGCCAAGGTGCGCAGATGGGCGTACACGGTCGGCCTGCCTCAGCCCGAGAACGGCCCGATCCGTCCAGAGCTCTGGGGCGCCTGGCGCAGAGCCCATCCGCAAGGCTGA
- a CDS encoding TIGR02679 family protein translates to MTSDHTDATRLTRVLGTPETAWFIERVRKRAAEGRPLIGSLTLASATPAQRRAIDALLGRAPSRGTSLSVRMEELDALLRTAGIHPDGLRAAVEELTGPVPDNRAKALADAQAWQYANEPLEAATCANAYLESWWRRPHARATLKRLAGGDPSAARSLAEQTAAVLAYLPSDGLSLPILAARATGDAHALDTDQPLGRLVLAATEHWARSLSPNPEALVLPKAEQRRAQWAELGVSLDELSSRVLTLGLPGNGSSPGSLGPLLAIAHEHGEPLALTLRQIRQGAADADSDVYGVGAGEVFVCENPAVLEAAAQRMGPDCPALVCVEGHLSVAARALLRALCEHGACLRYHGDFDWGGLRIANSVFALIDAAPWRFSHHDYLKAIGRGHGSRLDTGAPCDASWDSQLREAISTHAVRVEEEHVIEDLLADLDGSTYRPSRASA, encoded by the coding sequence ATGACCTCCGACCATACGGACGCAACACGCCTCACCCGCGTTCTGGGTACCCCGGAGACAGCGTGGTTCATCGAGCGAGTGCGCAAGCGCGCGGCCGAAGGACGACCGCTCATCGGCAGTCTCACGCTGGCTTCCGCCACGCCCGCGCAGCGCCGCGCCATCGACGCACTGCTCGGCCGGGCCCCCAGCCGGGGCACCTCGCTCAGCGTGCGCATGGAGGAACTCGACGCCCTCCTGCGCACCGCGGGCATCCACCCCGACGGCCTACGCGCCGCAGTGGAGGAACTCACCGGCCCCGTACCGGACAACAGGGCGAAGGCGCTCGCCGACGCGCAGGCGTGGCAGTACGCGAATGAGCCGTTGGAGGCAGCTACCTGCGCCAACGCCTACCTCGAGAGCTGGTGGAGGCGGCCCCACGCGCGTGCCACGCTCAAACGGCTGGCCGGCGGCGACCCGTCCGCCGCGCGGTCGCTCGCCGAGCAGACCGCCGCAGTCCTCGCCTACCTCCCGTCCGACGGCCTATCACTGCCCATCCTCGCCGCCCGCGCCACCGGAGACGCTCACGCGCTGGACACCGACCAGCCACTGGGCAGACTCGTCCTCGCCGCCACCGAGCACTGGGCCCGCTCACTCTCACCCAACCCCGAGGCGCTCGTTCTGCCCAAGGCCGAACAGCGCCGCGCACAATGGGCGGAGCTCGGCGTCAGCCTCGACGAACTCTCCTCGCGGGTCCTCACTCTCGGCCTACCCGGCAACGGAAGCAGCCCGGGTAGCCTCGGACCGCTCCTCGCGATCGCCCATGAACACGGCGAACCCCTCGCTCTCACCCTGCGCCAGATCCGCCAAGGTGCCGCAGACGCAGACTCGGACGTGTACGGTGTCGGCGCGGGAGAGGTGTTCGTCTGCGAGAACCCCGCCGTCCTCGAGGCAGCCGCCCAGCGGATGGGGCCGGACTGCCCGGCGCTGGTCTGCGTCGAAGGCCACCTCTCCGTCGCCGCGCGAGCCCTCCTGCGCGCCCTGTGCGAGCACGGCGCGTGCCTGCGTTACCACGGGGACTTCGACTGGGGCGGCCTGCGCATCGCGAATTCCGTCTTCGCCCTCATCGACGCCGCACCCTGGCGCTTCTCGCACCACGACTACCTCAAGGCGATCGGGCGCGGCCACGGCAGCCGGCTGGACACCGGCGCGCCATGCGACGCCTCATGGGATTCGCAGTTGCGCGAAGCGATCTCCACCCACGCCGTCCGGGTCGAGGAAGAGCACGTCATCGAGGACCTGCTCGCAGACCTCGACGGCTCCACATACCGGCCGTCGAGAGCGAGTGCCTAA
- a CDS encoding IS1380 family transposase produces MKAATSRPRLVVSSDGRGVVGHAGSRLLADVAEVTGLEAGFLDALAPLRRRAGGHAPGRVAVDLAVMPADGGEAISDLAVLREQAELFGPVASDPTAWRVLKSIDAAVIARLRGARAAARELAWAQRAETRGDLPPAEAAGRVIPGLVLDIDASIVICHSEKQNATPTWKRSFGYHPLLCFLDNSGAALAGILRPGRAGSNTAADHIEVLDLALAQIPDTHRHGTPILVRTDTAGCAQAFLTHIRSLRAGGVDVRFSVGAPIDEPVRRAIAKLPATAWYPALEADGQVRDGAEVAELTGLLYGHGTNLPEGTRFLVRRERPHPGAQLSLFDAIEGLRHQVIATDTPLGDGPLTWIEARHRAHARVEDRIRTAKDSGFGRFPSREYAINQAWLELALTGIDLTCWMRMLLLEGDLALAEPKKIRYRLLHVAARITRSARRTRLRIAEHWPWAKQLAQAFERLAALPRPHTC; encoded by the coding sequence GTGAAGGCTGCTACGTCGCGTCCGCGTCTTGTCGTCTCGTCCGATGGGCGGGGTGTGGTCGGGCATGCCGGGTCTCGGCTGTTGGCGGACGTGGCCGAGGTCACGGGCCTGGAGGCCGGGTTCCTCGACGCGCTCGCCCCGCTGCGGCGGCGGGCCGGGGGGCACGCGCCGGGGCGGGTGGCGGTGGATCTCGCGGTGATGCCGGCGGACGGCGGCGAGGCGATCAGCGACCTCGCCGTGCTGCGCGAACAGGCGGAACTGTTCGGCCCGGTGGCATCCGACCCGACGGCCTGGCGGGTCCTGAAATCGATCGACGCCGCGGTGATCGCCCGGCTGCGCGGCGCCCGGGCGGCGGCGCGCGAGCTCGCGTGGGCGCAGCGCGCCGAGACGCGCGGCGACCTGCCGCCGGCCGAAGCCGCCGGACGGGTCATACCCGGGCTGGTGCTCGATATCGACGCCTCGATCGTCATCTGCCACTCCGAGAAGCAGAACGCGACCCCGACCTGGAAGAGGAGCTTCGGCTACCACCCGCTGCTGTGCTTTCTGGACAACAGCGGCGCGGCCCTCGCGGGCATCCTGCGTCCCGGGCGTGCCGGGTCGAACACGGCGGCCGATCACATCGAAGTGCTCGATCTCGCCCTCGCGCAGATCCCGGATACACATCGGCATGGCACCCCGATCCTGGTGCGGACGGACACCGCCGGATGCGCACAGGCGTTCCTCACCCACATCAGGTCTCTGCGCGCCGGCGGCGTGGACGTGCGCTTCTCGGTCGGCGCGCCGATCGACGAGCCGGTCCGCCGGGCGATCGCGAAGCTGCCGGCCACCGCGTGGTACCCGGCACTCGAGGCCGACGGGCAGGTGCGCGACGGCGCCGAGGTCGCCGAACTGACCGGGCTGCTCTACGGCCACGGCACGAACCTGCCCGAAGGCACCCGGTTCCTCGTGCGGCGCGAGCGCCCGCACCCCGGCGCGCAGTTGAGCCTGTTCGACGCCATCGAGGGACTGCGCCACCAGGTGATCGCCACCGACACCCCGCTCGGCGACGGGCCTTTGACCTGGATCGAGGCACGCCACCGGGCACACGCCCGAGTCGAAGACCGTATCCGCACGGCCAAGGACAGCGGGTTCGGCCGCTTCCCGTCCCGCGAATACGCGATCAACCAGGCCTGGCTCGAACTCGCCCTGACCGGGATCGACCTGACCTGCTGGATGAGGATGCTGCTGCTCGAGGGCGATCTCGCGCTCGCCGAGCCGAAGAAGATCCGCTACCGGCTGCTGCACGTCGCAGCGCGCATCACCAGATCCGCCAGACGCACCCGGCTACGGATCGCCGAGCACTGGCCCTGGGCGAAACAACTGGCGCAGGCCTTCGAACGCCTCGCCGCCCTGCCCCGGCCCCACACCTGCTGA
- a CDS encoding alpha/beta hydrolase, which produces MLGHSYGSLVVGLTAEHSHLPVNNIVLVGSPGVEASNASQLGIPASHVWTGRAPANPVAGSGWFGTAPTDPSFGANQFTVDSTGGGPPMWQHGDYFDDKDDNVNGTDGGSSLTNIAYIISGQQNKVTLVHPALPPQPRTNPLPSAPSQIPSTSPRTPDPQP; this is translated from the coding sequence CTGCTCGGCCACAGCTACGGGTCTCTCGTAGTTGGGCTCACCGCCGAGCACTCGCACCTGCCGGTCAACAACATCGTGCTCGTGGGCAGCCCGGGAGTCGAAGCGAGCAACGCGAGCCAGCTCGGTATACCCGCCTCACACGTCTGGACCGGACGCGCGCCTGCCAACCCCGTCGCCGGCAGTGGATGGTTCGGCACGGCCCCCACGGACCCTTCGTTCGGCGCGAACCAGTTCACCGTGGACTCCACCGGGGGAGGCCCTCCCATGTGGCAGCACGGCGACTACTTCGACGACAAGGACGACAACGTAAACGGCACCGACGGCGGCTCATCGCTGACGAACATCGCGTACATCATTTCGGGGCAGCAGAACAAGGTGACACTCGTCCACCCAGCCCTGCCGCCCCAGCCCCGCACGAACCCATTGCCGAGCGCGCCGTCGCAGATCCCGTCGACCTCGCCGCGCACCCCCGACCCGCAGCCCTGA